In Topomyia yanbarensis strain Yona2022 chromosome 2, ASM3024719v1, whole genome shotgun sequence, one DNA window encodes the following:
- the LOC131678248 gene encoding uncharacterized protein LOC131678248 gives MATVQSSKVAQQYNQHYIPVNSNPIPGVIAVGPAAVQPDGQYTAVTQMQQQHQHQERQSVPIKPIILNHMVGGPSVSGNQLSSFCKLDQQPAPPAPSPSNLLLLVEWDMPPGEPNAYSIIDSSELVLQGGNTRETIHTGKNILVRRGKKIQQATVVIISDDKQFIETELKQLRKMAAENLYRNMATSSLGHSVDQNVKRRRVEPTTACSNEMEPASPDYEPMPTPSHIATANWVNSCKPDRVISPSPSVMTMHLSTPKAPPMTFHQQTQTDCRFFPQEPSRSSQPELARLVSLQESILAEQKSVRMENEYNRKMMYDIIEQLNSFSETLKHLVSKVDSVQKYEITEMVKEDPVSNVSSYVVLGTGEEESRDRLSSATESVIPRPPPSNENSNNLMIDQISLHEDSNMSFGQTKFSVPEDTSSATSTPKNLNFSNRLSASALSLSNASMHSQSSNTLNQSKSIVNDVLKDWNDEDSDDSEMTPIGPNNTMVKKQVLRAINWTSYKAATRKLLMTLFSRSMLASHTLTGRPSPAFMGDRAKPLKDKLDQRIIADIIAIVTKSCNVTESMVRTAITTKCADENKMNRMKNSKVSSQTVMTQYVKDPYVVPQPQQNSPQVSTAEIAVPVHSRRIKRENKENVH, from the exons ATGGCAACTGTGCAGAGTAGCAAGGTGGCACAGCAGTACAATCAACACTACATTCCAGTCAATAGTAATCCGATTCCCGGTGTCATAGCAGTTGGCCCGGCAGCGGTTCAACCCGATGGTCAATACACAGCCGTCACTCAAATGCAGCAGCAACATCAACACCAGGAACGGCAATCAGTGCCAATAAAACCAATAATCCTGAATCATATGGTGGGAGGTCCGTCGGTGAGTGGAAATCAGCTATCAAGTTTCTGCAAACTTGATCAACAGCCAGCGCCACCCGCACCGTCTCCGTCAAATTTATTGCTGCTCGTGGAATGGGATATGCCTCCCGGGGAACCGAACGCTTATTCGATCATCGATTCCTCGGAGCTGGTGCTGCAGGGTGGCAACACGCGAGAAACTATTCATACCGGAAAAAACATCCTTGTGAGACGGGGCAAAAAAATTCAACAAGCAACCGTAGTCATCATTTCCG ATGATAAACAATTTATTGAAACCGAGCTGAAGCAACTTCGTAAGATGGCAGCCGAGAACCTGTACCGTAATATGGCGACTTCATCACTTGGTCACAGTGTGGAT CAAAACGTCAAACGTCGACGAGTGGAACCTACTACCGCCTGTTCAAATGAGATGGAACCTGCCAGCCCAGATTACGAGCCAATGCCAACTCCCTCGCACATTGCGACTGCCAACTGGGTTAACAGTTGCAAACCGGACCGTGTCATATCCCCCTCTCCATCGGTAATGACCATGCATTTATCAACCCCGAAAGCTCCACCGATGACGTTCCATCAGCAGACACAGACGGATTGCAGATTCTTTCCGCAAGAACCGAGTCGCAGCAGTCAACCAGAGCTGGCCCGGCTAGTGTCACTGCAGGAAAGCATCTTAGCGGAGCAGAAAAGCGTTCGTATGGAGAATGAGTACAACAGAAAGATGATGTACGATATTATCGAACAGCTGAACTCATTTTCCGAAACACTGAAACATTTGGTATCAAAAGTTGATTCAGTGCAGAAGTATGAAATAACTGAGATGGTAAAGGAGGATCCAGTTTCCAATGTGTCCAGCTATGTAGTACTGGGAACCGGAGAAGAAGAAAGTCGCGATCGGCTATCAAGTGCAACCGAATCGGTTATTCCCAGACCCCCGCCTTCCAATGAAAACAGCAATAATTTAATGATAGACCAGATAAGTCTACACGAAGACAGTAACATGTCGTTTGGCCAAACAAAATTTTCCGTACCGGAAGACACCTCATCAGCGACGTCTACACCAAAgaatctcaatttttccaatcgCCTTTCTGCATCAGCACTTAGTCTCAGCAATGCTAGTATGCACTCCCAAAGTAGCAACACTTTGAATCAAAGCAAATCTATCGTTAATGATGTACTCAAGGATTGGAACGACGAGGACAGTGACGATTCAGAAATGACCCCAATTGGACCGAATAACACTATGGTCAAGAAGCAAGTCCTACGAGCAATCAACTGGACCAGCTATAAAGCTGCTACTCGAAAGCTGCTAATGACCTTGTTTTCTCGCTCCATGCTTGCATCACATACTCTTACTGGACGCCCATCGCCAGCCTTCATGGGGGATCGTGCGAAACCGTTAAAGGACAAACTTGACCAGAGAATTATTGCCGACATAATTGCCATTGTAACGAAATCCTGCAACGTTACGGAGTCTATGGTTCGCACTGCTATTACAACCAAATGTGCCGACGAGAACAAAATGAACAGAATGAAAAATAGCAAGGTATCCTCACAGACTGTGATGACTCAATATGTGAAGGATCCATACGTAGTTCCTCAGCCACAACAAAACTCCCCTCAAGTGTCCACAGCGGAAATAGCCGTACCAGTGCATTCGAGGCGGATCAAGCGCGAAAATAAAGAAAACGTGCACTGA